One window of the Lytechinus variegatus isolate NC3 chromosome 3, Lvar_3.0, whole genome shotgun sequence genome contains the following:
- the LOC121411835 gene encoding putative ABC transporter arginine-binding protein 2 has product MTEPGFKFSRLGAGGEGNGSQEAELVQPADSSSNAMTTMMLGDGSSAMGSAKAVRRTTLLLMALVGVVCLLSVVLSGLALSRVVSLEPAEKIWTFALGETHMNMHYIDGQTLEMDGFDVEIIQSICIKAGKRCRIVTDDYTNCWKSQKGSPARGGDGLYGGWYDGCAGWSQTPERERAFSFTKPYTKAFESVFYRLTDSPAGSFDPSNLEGKKIGFLDGYSNDEHCLNKQQRVQGLPLQKEQVFHYLTASDAEAAMKNNEIDAIYSSKTISYPSSSMVQGWSFNCSSGGYSIMTRKDSHLRDWWNPAWEKVYKSATYHLLCNTLELRHGKFPGLNSKDICLPYK; this is encoded by the exons ATGACCGAGCCTGGATTCAAATTCTCACGACTCGGGGCGGGAGGAGAGGGAAACGGGAGTCAAGAGGCTGAACTTGTGCAACCAGCGGATTCCTCGTCGAATgcgatgacgacgatgatgttgGGCGATGGGTCCAGTGCCATGGGATCGGCCAAAGCGGTTAGGAGAACGACCCTCTTGTTAATGGCGCTCGTGGGAGTCGTCTGTCTACTCTCTGTTGTTTTGTCTGGACTCGCTCTGTCACGTGTGGTGTCTCTGGAGCCAGCAG AGAAAATATGGACGTTTGCGCTTGGAGAGACGCACATGAACATGCACTACAT AGACGGTCAAACTCTAGAAATGGACGGATTCGATGTCGAGATAATACAATCGA TTTGTATCAAAGCGGGTAAGAGATGTAGGATAGTGACTGATGATTATACTAATTGCTGGAAGTCACAGAAGGGCTCCCCTGCCAGGGGTGGGGACGGTCTCTATGGAGGATGGTACGACGGATGCGCAG GTTGGTCCCAGACTCCAGAAAGAGAAAGGGCCTTTTCATTCACCAAACCTTACACCAAGGCATTCGAGAGTGTCTTCTATAGACTAACAGATTCACCAGCCGGAAGCTTCGACCCATCTAACCTGGAAGGCAAGAAAATTGGATTTCTTGACGGCTATTCAAACGATGAGCATTGCCTAAACAAACAACAGCGTGTTCAG GGTCTACCACTGCAGAAAGAGCAGGTATTCCATTACCTAACAGCCAGTGATGCAGAGGctgcaatgaaaaataatgag ATTGATGCAATATACAGCTCCAAAACCATCAGCTATCCATCATCTTCCATGGTACAAGGGTGGAGCTTCAATTGTTCGAGTGGAGGTTACTCAATCATGACCCGGAAGGACTCTCATCTCAGGGATTGGTGGAACCCGGCGTGGGAGAAGGTCTATAAGAGCGCCACCTACCACCTATTGTGTAATACACTAGAACTCAGGCATG GTAAATTTCCTGGCCTGAACAGCAAGGACATATGCCTGCCCTACAAATAA
- the LOC121411836 gene encoding transmembrane protein 115-like, with the protein MASTAVIAPTGVQHIQVVFMKSSVVVKSICGVIIFMYLLTFLANNEKYLEALSVTPGLIFPPSFRVWTLFTHPFIEVHLWLVFHDVALVLICGRLIEPLWSALEMLIFFAIVSVGSAIITSFLYLFMYLSTVNITYLFDTHIFGLAGYAGAVTIALKQSMGDAELPPKAARLRVHHLPALLLVSSLLLRFIGIVPPTHPFMLLTGMLTGWVYLRFYQKQSDGSRGDMTDTFSFASFFPEVIRPLIAILANTVHSFLVKIKVCKKQVRKYDVGAPSPITISLPGTDPADAERRRQIALKALNERLSKVEEQTAWPSMDEQLSSTDPASPAPSSISLMSDANPKDSVEINLDDPRTSVNA; encoded by the exons ATGGCTTCCACGGCCGTGATCGCTCCGACGGGAGTGCAGCATATTCAGGTTGTTTTCATGAAAAGCAGCGTCGTCGTGAAATCTATTTGTGGTGTAATCatctttatgtatttattaacATTCCTGGCTAACAATGAGAAATATTTGGAAGCTCTTTCGGTGACTCCGGGCCTCATATTTCCACCAAGTTTTCGCGTCTGGACGTTGTTTACACACCCGTTCATTGAAGTGCATCTGTGGCTTGTATTCCACGACGTGGCTCTCGTGTTAATATGCGGCAGACTCATTGAACCACTGTGGAGTGCTCTTGAAATGCTGATTTTCTTCGCTATTGTATCAGTCGGTTCAGCGATCATcacttcatttctttatttgtttatgtaCCTATCAACTGTAAATATTACATATCTTTTTGATACACACATATTTGGACTCGCTGGTTATGCAGGAGCAGTTACAATCGCTCTCAAACAGTCGATGGGAGATGCGGAATTACCGCCCAAAGCTGCAAGATTGAGAGTGCACCATCTCCCAGCTTTGCTCCTCGTATCATCATTATTGCTTCGATTTATAGGAATTGTACCACCTACACATCCATTTATGCTATTAACAG GTATGCTGACAGGATGGGTGTATCTTCGGTTTTACCAGAAACAATCGGATGGAAGCAGAGGAGACATGACGGACACATTCTCATTTGCAAGTTTCTTCCCAGAAGTTATTCGACCACTTATTGCTATCCTAGCAAACACAG TTCACAGTTTTCTTGTAAAGATCAaggtgtgtaaaaagcaagtaAGGAAGTATGATGTTGGTGCACCTTCTCCAATCACAATTAGTCTACCTGGTACAGACCCTGCAGATGCAGAAAGGAGAAG GCAAATAGCGTTAAAAGCCTTGAACGAACGACTGAGTAAGGTTGAGGAACAGACCGCATGGCCTAGCATGGACGAACAGCTCTCATCAACAGATCCAGCCTCGCCAGCTCCTTCAAGTATTTCACTCATGAGTGATGCTAACCCCAAGGACAGTGTCGAGATCAATCTAGATGATCCTAGAACGAGTGTTAATGCTTAG